GCGCGCTGCTGGAACTGCACACCTTGCAGGCGCTCGACGCGACCCTGGCGGGCGCGTCCTTGCGCGACGTGGCCGAAGGGCTGTTCGGCGCTGATGCCGTGGCCGCCGACTGGCACGCCGATGGCGACCTGCGCGCCCGCGTGCGCCGCCTGGCGCGGCGCGGCGATGCGTTGATGCGCGGCGGCTATCGCCGCTTAGCACAACTGCCGCTGCTTGAGAAGGGACGTTTTGAAGAGGACGCAAAACGTCCCTGAGCAACAGAGCTTCGTTTTCTGAGACTGCCTCCATCCGGTCGCGCTGTGTGGCCGGTCGTTTTTCAACCGATGGAGGTTCACACCATGCGTCCCGCTCCCTTGCGGCCTGCCGCCGCTGTCTCGACTGCTGCCGCGCAGCCTCAACGCTACCTGACCAACGACGAAGCCGCCGAATACCTGCGCCTGTCACCGCGCACGCTGGAAAAGCAGCGCGTGATCGGCGGCGGCCCGCGCTTTCGCAAGTTCGGTCGCCGCGTCATGTACGCCGTGGCCGACCTCGACGCTTGGGCGGCTGATCGCAGCTTCGAGACGACTTCCGATCCCGAGTACGCCGAGCACCACTCGGCCGACAGCCGTGCGCGCTGATCGCTTGCGCGCGGATGGCCTTCGCCATGTCCAGCCCTGCGCTGCCGTCCCGGCAGCGGCCCGTGCCGGAGCGCGAACAGCTCGACCTGTTCCGCGCCTTGCCGGGCGACATGGCGCCGCGCGACAGCCAGGACTTGATGGCCTTTCCGTTCTTCTCGCTGGCGAAGTCGCGGCGCGTCGCGCCGATCGACTTCCGGGCGGGGAACGTCACGATCCGCGTGGAGGGCACGGCCGAGCACGGCATCGCCACGATCTGGGATGCGGACGTGCTGATCTGGGCGGCCTCGCAGATCGTGGAAGCGCGCGATGCGGGCTTGCGCCCGTCGCGGCTGATGCAGGCCACGCCTTACGAGATCCTGCGCTTCATCGGGCGCGGTACGTCGCTGCGCGACTACCAGCGCCTCAAGGCCGCGCTGGATCGCCTGCAATCGACCACCGTGGCCACGTCCATCCGCGAGACGACCGGGCGGCGCCTGCACCGCTTCTCGTGGATCAACGAATGGAAGGAACTGGCCGATGCCAAGGGCACGCCTTTGGGGCTGGAGCTGATCCTGCCGGACTGGTTCTATGCCGGCGTGCTCGACGCCGCCCTGGTGCTGACCATCGACCCGGCGTATTTCCGGCTGACCGGCGGCATCGAGCGGTGGCTGTATCGGCTGGTGCGCAAGCACGGCGGGCGACAGCCGGGCGGCTGGCAATTCGATTTCCGACACCTGTATCGGAAATCGGGCAGCGCCACGCGCTTCTCGGACTTCGCCTACGACCTGCGCACGCTGGTCGCGCGGCAGTCGCTGCCGGGCTACGCCCTGAGCATCGAGCGGATGCCGGACAACGGCGCCGAGCTGCTGACCTTCCGGCCCGTGCCGCACACGGCACGGGGATAAACGGTGCGCAGCTTGTGGACGGGCTCGTGCTATCAGGAGTACGAGGTATCGTGCTATCGGGAGTACAGCTATCGTGCTATCAGGAGTACGAATCGGCCGCAAAGCCAATAACGGCGCGGGTTTGCGGACCCTCTAACTTCCCTAACTTAAAACCTCTAACTGGTAGTAGAAGCGCCGTGCCACGGTGGATAACCACCACACGGCACGAAAAGCAGCAGCAACAACCCGGCTTTCCAACACGGAGGGCCAGGCCATGATCGTCGCACTGTTCAACCAGAAAGGCGGCGTGGGCAAGACCACGCTCGCAACGCACATCGCCGGCGAGCTGGCGATGCGCGGCCAGCACGTCGTCCTGCTGGACGCCGACCCGCAGGGTTCATCGCTGGACTGGACGCAGCGCCGCAGCCAGCAAGGTCTTCCAAGGCTGTTCAGCGCCGTGGGCCTTGCACGCGAAACGCTGCACCAAGAGGCGCCAGAACTCGCCAGGCGGGCCGATCACGTCATCATCGACGGCCCGCCACGCATCGCGGCACTGGCGCGCTCCGCGCTGCTGGCGGCCGAGCGCGTGCTGATCCCCGTGCAGCCCAGTCCTTACGACCTGTGGGCCAGCGCCGAGATGGTCGCGCTGATCCGCGAGGCGCAGGTGTTTCGGCCTGCGCTGCGCGCGGCCTTCGTCATCAATCGGCGCGTCAGTACCACCGTGATCGGGCGCGAAGCGCGCCAGGCGCTTGCTGACCAGCCGCTTCCTGCGCTGCGCGCGGAAGTGCATCAGCGCATCGTGTTCGCCGACAGCGTGGCCGCTGGCCGGCTTGCACGCGAGACGGCGCCGGACAGCGCCGCCGCGCGCGAAATCACCGCGCTGGT
This Cupriavidus nantongensis DNA region includes the following protein-coding sequences:
- a CDS encoding replication initiator protein A, producing the protein MSSPALPSRQRPVPEREQLDLFRALPGDMAPRDSQDLMAFPFFSLAKSRRVAPIDFRAGNVTIRVEGTAEHGIATIWDADVLIWAASQIVEARDAGLRPSRLMQATPYEILRFIGRGTSLRDYQRLKAALDRLQSTTVATSIRETTGRRLHRFSWINEWKELADAKGTPLGLELILPDWFYAGVLDAALVLTIDPAYFRLTGGIERWLYRLVRKHGGRQPGGWQFDFRHLYRKSGSATRFSDFAYDLRTLVARQSLPGYALSIERMPDNGAELLTFRPVPHTARG
- the parA gene encoding ParA family partition ATPase; its protein translation is MIVALFNQKGGVGKTTLATHIAGELAMRGQHVVLLDADPQGSSLDWTQRRSQQGLPRLFSAVGLARETLHQEAPELARRADHVIIDGPPRIAALARSALLAAERVLIPVQPSPYDLWASAEMVALIREAQVFRPALRAAFVINRRVSTTVIGREARQALADQPLPALRAEVHQRIVFADSVAAGRLARETAPDSAAAREITALVDELLRWPT
- a CDS encoding helix-turn-helix transcriptional regulator, coding for MRPAPLRPAAAVSTAAAQPQRYLTNDEAAEYLRLSPRTLEKQRVIGGGPRFRKFGRRVMYAVADLDAWAADRSFETTSDPEYAEHHSADSRAR